Proteins co-encoded in one Acidovorax sp. 69 genomic window:
- the smc gene encoding chromosome segregation protein SMC: MRLTSIKLSGFKSFAEPTNFMLPGQLVGVVGPNGCGKSNIMDAVRWVLGESKASELRGESMQDVIFSGTTTRKQASRASVELVFDNSDHRAGGQWGQYGEVAVRRVLTRDGTSSYYLNNQPVRRRDVQDVFLGTGLGPRAYAIIGQGTISRIIESRPEELRLFLEEAAGVSKYKERRRETENRLSDTRENLTRVEDILRELNANLEKLEKQAEVAAKYNTLQADATLKQHQQWFLKRAEAEEQQTKVRLDGLQAVNDLESRMADLRAVESDLETIRQAHYAAGDHVNQAQGKLYEATAEVGKLEAEIRYVIEGRQRVEQRLVTLAEQIAQWQSREEEADIELENLAGAGVDAEERAEMLAAQVEEQAMLLPDLEDALRQAQSRTSEQRSTVVQVQQQIGVLAAEQRSFDEQSRQLDSRFERLRTDRNALAAPDEARLDNLREQLAEAQEIAETTQARLHELQESVPQLDDDRRTRQQAVNTESARQADLSARMEALKALQEKVKTDGKLRPWLAKHGLDGLQGLWSRIHIEPGWENALEAALRERLAALEVGRLDMVRGFLGSGGNDAPPARLAFYSAPSAGLPETPSPHARLSDLLRLNDAGLRAVLVDWLQGCTTAPTLDEALARRSTLQPGEMVFVPSGHAVSAHSVSFYAQDSEQSGMLARAQEIEHLEKELRAQALIAEESRSALVRAEAAYADASQRLVSARREATESQSRAHELQVETLRLTQLAEQTRARSQQIDGDLAEVEAQLADLQERRVSAEARFEELDMQLADSQEREAQLGDKVIEAERKLTACREQQRTLERQAQEATFSQRSVEARRGELNRSIETATQQATALADEQQRARDELARLSDAAAQGGLQQALDVKMEREKALGAQRSEYDDLTTKLRASDERRMQLERALDPLRARITEFQLKEQAARLGLEQYTTLLADNQADLEAVAQSIADGNVRVGGLQSEIDRLHREIAALGAVNLAALDELKLASERKVFLDAQTADLTEAMNTLEDAIRKIDGETRQLLSGTFDTVNGHFGRMFPELFGGGQAKLIITGDEILDSGVQVMAQPPGKKNQTIHLLSGGEKALTAIALVFAIFQLNPAPFCLLDEVDAPLDDANTERYAKLVSSMSKSTQFLFISHNKIAMEMAEQLIGVTMQEQGVSRIVAVDMESALSMADA; this comes from the coding sequence GTGCGTCTTACCTCGATCAAGCTTTCCGGTTTCAAGTCATTCGCTGAACCCACCAACTTCATGCTGCCCGGGCAACTGGTTGGCGTGGTGGGCCCGAACGGCTGCGGCAAGTCGAACATCATGGATGCGGTGCGTTGGGTGCTGGGCGAGAGCAAGGCCAGCGAGCTGCGTGGCGAGAGCATGCAGGACGTGATCTTCAGCGGCACCACCACGCGCAAGCAGGCCAGCCGCGCCAGCGTGGAGCTGGTGTTCGACAACTCCGACCACCGCGCAGGCGGCCAGTGGGGCCAGTACGGCGAGGTGGCGGTGCGTCGCGTGCTCACGCGCGACGGCACCAGCAGCTATTACCTGAACAACCAGCCCGTGCGCCGCCGCGACGTGCAGGACGTGTTCCTGGGCACGGGCCTGGGCCCTCGGGCCTACGCCATCATCGGCCAGGGCACCATCAGCCGCATCATCGAAAGCCGCCCCGAGGAACTGCGCCTGTTCCTCGAAGAGGCTGCAGGTGTTTCCAAATACAAAGAGCGCCGCCGCGAGACCGAAAACCGCCTGTCGGACACGCGCGAGAACCTCACGCGGGTCGAAGACATCCTGCGCGAGCTGAATGCCAACCTCGAAAAGCTCGAAAAGCAGGCCGAGGTCGCCGCCAAATACAACACGCTGCAGGCCGACGCCACGCTCAAGCAGCACCAGCAGTGGTTTTTGAAGCGCGCCGAAGCCGAAGAGCAGCAGACGAAAGTGCGCCTGGATGGCCTGCAGGCCGTGAACGACCTCGAATCCCGCATGGCCGACCTGCGCGCCGTGGAGTCCGACCTCGAAACCATCCGCCAGGCCCATTACGCTGCGGGCGACCACGTCAACCAGGCCCAGGGCAAGCTGTATGAAGCCACGGCCGAGGTCGGCAAGCTTGAAGCCGAGATCCGCTACGTGATCGAGGGCCGCCAGCGCGTGGAACAGCGCCTGGTCACCCTGGCCGAACAAATTGCACAGTGGCAGTCCCGCGAGGAAGAGGCCGACATCGAACTGGAAAACCTCGCCGGTGCCGGGGTGGACGCCGAAGAGCGTGCAGAAATGCTGGCCGCCCAGGTGGAAGAGCAGGCCATGCTGCTGCCCGACCTGGAAGACGCCCTGCGCCAGGCGCAAAGCCGCACGTCCGAGCAGCGCAGCACCGTGGTGCAGGTGCAGCAGCAGATTGGCGTGCTGGCCGCCGAGCAGCGCAGTTTTGATGAACAAAGCCGCCAGCTGGACAGCCGCTTTGAGCGCCTGCGCACCGACCGCAACGCGCTGGCTGCGCCCGACGAAGCGCGCCTCGACAACCTGCGCGAACAGTTGGCCGAAGCCCAGGAGATCGCCGAAACCACCCAGGCCCGACTGCACGAGCTGCAAGAGTCGGTGCCCCAGCTCGACGACGACCGCCGCACCCGCCAGCAGGCCGTGAACACCGAAAGCGCCCGCCAGGCCGACCTGTCGGCGCGCATGGAGGCGCTCAAGGCGCTGCAGGAAAAGGTCAAGACCGACGGCAAACTGCGGCCATGGTTGGCTAAGCATGGACTCGACGGCCTGCAAGGCCTGTGGAGCCGCATTCACATCGAGCCCGGCTGGGAAAACGCGCTGGAAGCCGCGCTGCGCGAGCGCCTGGCCGCGCTCGAAGTCGGGCGCCTGGACATGGTGCGCGGCTTTCTGGGCTCCGGCGGCAACGATGCGCCCCCGGCGCGGCTGGCCTTCTATAGCGCCCCGTCCGCAGGTCTGCCAGAGACTCCATCACCACATGCCCGCCTGTCCGACCTCCTGCGCCTGAATGACGCGGGTTTGCGCGCCGTGCTGGTCGACTGGCTGCAGGGCTGCACTACCGCGCCCACGCTGGACGAAGCCCTAGCCCGCCGCAGCACGCTGCAGCCGGGCGAGATGGTGTTTGTGCCCTCGGGCCATGCCGTCAGCGCGCACAGCGTGAGTTTTTACGCGCAGGATTCCGAGCAGTCCGGCATGCTGGCACGCGCACAAGAGATTGAGCACCTTGAAAAAGAACTGCGCGCGCAGGCATTGATCGCAGAGGAATCGCGCAGCGCCCTGGTCCGTGCCGAGGCCGCATACGCAGATGCCTCGCAGCGCCTGGTGTCTGCCCGCCGCGAGGCCACCGAGTCGCAAAGCCGCGCCCACGAGTTGCAGGTCGAAACCCTGCGCCTCACCCAACTGGCCGAGCAGACGCGCGCGCGCAGCCAACAAATTGACGGCGACCTGGCCGAGGTGGAGGCCCAACTGGCCGACCTGCAGGAGCGCCGCGTGTCCGCCGAAGCGCGGTTTGAAGAACTGGACATGCAACTGGCCGACAGCCAGGAGCGCGAAGCACAACTGGGCGACAAGGTGATCGAAGCCGAGCGCAAGCTCACGGCCTGCCGCGAGCAGCAACGCACGCTGGAGCGCCAGGCGCAAGAGGCCACCTTTTCGCAGCGCAGCGTGGAGGCGCGTCGCGGCGAATTGAACCGCTCCATCGAAACCGCCACGCAGCAGGCCACGGCCCTTGCCGACGAACAACAGCGCGCCCGCGACGAACTCGCCCGCCTGTCTGACGCCGCCGCGCAAGGCGGCCTACAGCAGGCGCTGGACGTGAAAATGGAGCGCGAAAAGGCCCTGGGCGCCCAGCGCAGCGAATACGACGACCTGACCACCAAGCTGCGCGCCAGCGACGAGCGCCGCATGCAGCTCGAACGCGCGCTCGATCCGCTTCGCGCACGCATCACCGAATTCCAGCTCAAGGAACAGGCCGCGCGCCTGGGCCTGGAGCAATACACCACCTTGCTGGCCGACAACCAGGCCGACCTGGAAGCCGTGGCCCAGTCGATTGCCGACGGCAATGTGCGCGTGGGCGGCCTGCAAAGCGAGATCGATCGCCTGCACCGCGAAATCGCCGCGCTGGGCGCTGTGAACCTGGCCGCGCTGGATGAGCTCAAGCTCGCCAGCGAACGCAAGGTCTTCCTTGATGCGCAGACCGCCGACCTGACCGAGGCCATGAACACGCTGGAAGACGCGATCCGCAAGATCGACGGCGAAACGCGCCAGCTGCTGTCGGGCACGTTTGACACCGTCAACGGCCATTTCGGGCGCATGTTCCCCGAGCTGTTCGGCGGCGGTCAGGCCAAGCTCATCATCACGGGCGACGAAATTCTGGATTCTGGCGTGCAGGTGATGGCGCAGCCACCCGGCAAGAAGAACCAGACCATCCACCTGCTGTCGGGTGGCGAGAAGGCGCTCACGGCGATCGCGCTGGTGTTCGCCATCTTCCAGCTCAACCCTGCACCCTTTTGCCTGCTGGACGAAGTGGACGCGCCGCTGGACGACGCCAACACCGAGCGCTATGCCAAGCTGGTGTCCAGCATGAGCAAGAGCACGCAGTTTTTGTTCATCAGCCACAACAAGATCGCCATGGAGATGGCCGAGCAACTGATCGGCGTGACCATGCAGGAGCAGGGCGTCTCGCGCATCGTGGCGGTGGACATGGAGTCCGCCTTGTCCATGGCCGACGCCTGA
- a CDS encoding short-chain fatty acyl-CoA regulator family protein — protein sequence MKKTFMGVRLRRLREERGMTQIALARALDLSASYLNQLEQNQRPLTVPVLLKINAVFGVDVQRFSDDDEARLITGLREALADLPVGVGGGVGGEGDAVSLAEVRELAAGMPAVARVLLALHQRHRQALERLEALGNDRNGAGAVSHHPPMAYEEVRDFFFARQNHIAELDDAAELCAADWGLLPGRADEGLARRLHQAHGVRVVDVADLPGQAQRVFQAEAGVLQLSAGLERGQRAFQMATQLAFLEQGAELRRIADAAGLSGDQARALARIGLANYFAGALVLPYTAFLRAAEAAHYDIDRLGHQFGVGFETVCHRLSTLQRPTARGVPFFFIRVDRAGNISKRQSATHFHFSKIGGTCPLWNVYEAFAQPGRTVPQLARMPDGRAYLWVARTVSRSGGGWGAPGKEFSVALGCDIRHAPQLVYSRGLDLASPEAAVPIGMGCKVCERDACPQRAFPPIGRALDVNENHSRFAPYPVATLPAGGSKP from the coding sequence ATGAAAAAAACCTTCATGGGCGTGCGCCTGCGCCGCCTGCGCGAAGAGCGCGGCATGACCCAGATTGCGCTGGCGCGGGCGCTCGACTTGTCGGCCAGCTACCTCAACCAGCTGGAGCAGAACCAGCGCCCGCTCACGGTGCCCGTGCTGCTCAAGATCAACGCCGTGTTCGGTGTGGATGTGCAGCGCTTTTCGGACGACGACGAGGCGCGACTCATTACCGGCTTGCGCGAGGCGCTGGCCGATCTGCCTGTTGGCGTGGGGGGAGGTGTGGGCGGGGAGGGTGATGCCGTGTCGCTGGCCGAGGTCCGCGAACTGGCTGCCGGCATGCCTGCTGTGGCGCGTGTTCTGCTCGCGTTGCACCAGCGCCATCGGCAGGCGCTGGAGCGGCTGGAGGCCCTGGGCAACGACCGAAATGGGGCAGGCGCGGTGTCGCACCACCCACCCATGGCCTACGAGGAAGTGCGCGATTTCTTTTTCGCGCGCCAGAACCACATTGCCGAGCTGGATGACGCTGCCGAGTTGTGCGCCGCCGACTGGGGGCTGTTGCCTGGCCGTGCCGACGAAGGGCTGGCACGGCGGCTACATCAGGCCCATGGCGTGCGCGTGGTGGACGTGGCCGATTTGCCGGGGCAGGCGCAGCGCGTGTTCCAGGCCGAGGCCGGGGTGCTGCAATTGTCGGCGGGGCTGGAGCGTGGGCAGCGCGCGTTCCAGATGGCAACACAGTTGGCGTTTCTGGAGCAGGGCGCTGAGTTGCGGCGCATTGCAGATGCTGCGGGCCTGTCGGGTGACCAGGCCAGAGCCTTGGCGCGCATTGGCCTGGCCAACTACTTTGCAGGTGCCCTGGTGTTGCCGTACACCGCCTTCCTGCGGGCGGCCGAAGCTGCTCACTATGACATCGACCGGCTGGGCCACCAGTTCGGCGTGGGCTTTGAGACGGTGTGCCACCGCCTGTCGACCTTGCAGCGCCCCACTGCACGCGGCGTGCCGTTCTTCTTCATCCGGGTGGACCGTGCGGGCAACATCAGCAAGCGCCAGTCGGCCACACACTTTCACTTCAGCAAGATCGGCGGCACCTGCCCGCTGTGGAACGTGTACGAGGCCTTTGCCCAGCCGGGCCGCACCGTGCCGCAGTTGGCGCGCATGCCCGATGGCCGCGCCTACCTGTGGGTGGCGCGCACCGTGTCGCGCAGCGGTGGCGGGTGGGGCGCGCCGGGCAAGGAATTCTCGGTGGCGCTGGGCTGCGACATTCGCCATGCACCGCAACTGGTGTACTCGCGCGGGCTGGACCTGGCCAGCCCGGAGGCCGCTGTGCCCATTGGTATGGGATGCAAGGTGTGCGAGCGCGATGCCTGCCCGCAGCGGGCATTCCCCCCCATCGGGCGGGCGCTGGATGTGAATGAAAACCACAGCCGCTTTGCGCCTTATCCTGTGGCGACCCTCCCTGCGGGTGGATCGAAACCGTGA
- a CDS encoding cell division protein FtsZ: MSTLQLSLAVIGGLVLALIVAYNTWTSRRNAPKRALPTEHDHAAEPAQRLEPGFDGSTGNLTSNEFHGLDRGPEPSEHAVDVDDALQLPVPPFSMERRPGLDPLIDVIAPLQPEHVVSGDAALAALPPTRRAGSKPFAIEGLNEATQQWETPAPGQRYQSFQAGVQLANRMGALNEIEFSEFVVKAQAFADAINAAPDFPDMLQEVARARELDQFASDHDAQLMFMLRARQAAWSPGYVQQNAARLGLVPGAMPGRLVLPASTQGLPPLLMLGYDTQAALAEDPDQSAIRDVTLSLDVSQVHRVEQPFARLRDVGAALCEAMDGVLCDQNGQPLPAMAMDPIAADLELLYDQLDGRDLSAGSVLARRLFS; encoded by the coding sequence ATGAGCACATTGCAACTGAGTCTGGCCGTCATTGGCGGTCTGGTGTTGGCCCTCATCGTGGCCTACAACACCTGGACCTCGCGCCGCAATGCACCCAAGCGTGCGTTGCCGACTGAGCATGACCACGCGGCTGAGCCCGCACAGCGCCTGGAGCCCGGTTTTGATGGGAGCACGGGGAACCTGACGTCCAACGAGTTCCATGGCCTGGACCGGGGGCCAGAGCCCTCGGAGCATGCGGTGGATGTGGACGACGCCCTGCAGTTGCCTGTGCCGCCATTTTCGATGGAGCGCCGCCCAGGCCTGGACCCATTGATCGACGTGATCGCCCCTCTGCAGCCCGAGCATGTGGTGTCGGGGGATGCCGCGCTGGCTGCGCTGCCCCCCACGCGCCGCGCAGGCAGCAAGCCCTTTGCCATTGAAGGCCTGAACGAGGCCACCCAGCAGTGGGAGACCCCCGCACCCGGCCAGCGCTACCAGAGCTTTCAGGCCGGCGTGCAACTGGCCAACCGCATGGGCGCGCTCAACGAGATCGAGTTCTCCGAGTTCGTCGTCAAAGCCCAGGCTTTTGCCGACGCCATCAACGCCGCCCCCGATTTTCCCGACATGCTGCAAGAAGTGGCCCGCGCCCGGGAGCTGGACCAGTTTGCCAGCGACCACGACGCCCAGCTCATGTTCATGCTGCGCGCCCGCCAAGCCGCATGGAGCCCCGGCTACGTGCAGCAAAACGCCGCCCGCCTGGGGCTGGTGCCCGGCGCCATGCCCGGCCGCCTGGTGCTGCCCGCCAGCACCCAGGGCCTGCCGCCTTTGCTCATGCTGGGCTATGACACCCAGGCCGCGCTGGCCGAAGACCCGGACCAGTCCGCCATCCGCGACGTCACCCTGAGCCTCGACGTGTCCCAGGTGCACCGCGTCGAGCAGCCCTTTGCCCGCCTGCGCGACGTGGGTGCTGCGCTGTGCGAAGCCATGGACGGCGTGTTGTGCGACCAGAACGGCCAGCCGCTGCCCGCCATGGCCATGGACCCGATTGCCGCCGACCTGGAGCTGCTGTATGACCAGCTCGATGGGCGGGATCTTTCGGCAGGCTCCGTATTGGCGCGGCGCCTGTTCAGCTGA
- a CDS encoding EAL domain-containing protein, with translation MTRQGRYRHWLSGLGVAALGLALSLWLGWRQADSMAQIEEARFTQEARAFSEALSQRIAGHTEVVNGLRGLFTANPRLSRLDFERAASEMEVGQRYPGVRNLSFTRWVPGPERAAYEARVRADKSLSPDGFPDFKIHPPGERAEYFVAEYLWPMVGNESVLGLDISAQPTNLAAMRYSRDSGQTVVSAPFDLLQEDRHRAGIVIRVPVFDPTAGTAELRFLGAVASTIRVYDLVQGLGSQGFLNGIAVAMTDQGPVRVDSGDNRVRPLLEQTAPGVPGALPLVRDLVVHDRRWQLTFHPTRSFLAPSESRLPLLAGLAGALVSLLLASTVGLLVRQRTTALVRAQVSDDARSESEERFRALFNQATVGVAQVDSDTGQFLRVNQRYAAILGYSVEEMVGKTFQSFTHPDDVAVDFAQAQRLRTGELPEYRLEKRYIHKDGHEVWGDLTVSSMWTSGSAPGHHIAVVQDITSRKRMEETLRANEQRLRLILERLPMGLCLVQDDGLISFRNERYVQICGYTQDEVPDIKTWWLRAYPDTLEREAILQKLAEIKKQGVIPAAEYTITCADGKHKPVEISGIFVEGGRLITMQDLSQHKAAEEEINNLAYYDPLTRLPNRRLLMDRLQQALATSARHQRSGALLMLDLDNFKTLNETRGHDRGDALLLQVAHRLRGCVHEDDTVARQGGDEFVVVLEDLGGSPEEAAARGEEVGQRILSVLREPYQLDGDAHHSSLSMGVTIFSGMRETVDELLKRADLALYQAKDAGRDTLRFYDPQMQAAVSARATLELDMRAGLAQGQFELYYQPQIDHGRITGAEALLRWRHPRDGFISPAHFIPLAEETGLILPLGEWVLQTACKRLASWALRPELATLSLAVNVSPRQFHQSGFVAQVLASLAGSGANGHQLKLEMTESLLLEDVEDTIDKMGQLKGYGVGFSLDDFGTGYSSLSYLKRLPLDQLKIDQSFVRDVLTDPNDAAIARTVVALGTSLGLRVIAEGVETAAQLEFLERHHCHAWQGYLLSPPVPVAEFEELVRRTNGSAPAATAGVVPSASPPDP, from the coding sequence ATGACACGGCAAGGCCGCTACCGGCACTGGTTGTCAGGCTTGGGTGTGGCTGCGCTGGGCCTTGCGCTGAGCCTCTGGTTGGGGTGGCGCCAGGCAGATTCGATGGCCCAGATCGAAGAAGCCCGTTTCACCCAGGAAGCGCGTGCATTTTCTGAAGCCCTCAGTCAGCGCATCGCTGGCCATACCGAAGTGGTCAATGGCCTGCGTGGCCTGTTTACCGCCAACCCGCGACTCTCCCGCCTGGACTTTGAGCGCGCCGCCAGTGAAATGGAGGTGGGCCAGCGCTACCCAGGCGTGCGCAACCTGTCGTTCACGCGCTGGGTGCCGGGTCCCGAGCGCGCGGCCTACGAGGCCCGCGTGCGGGCCGACAAATCGCTGTCTCCCGATGGATTCCCCGATTTCAAGATCCACCCGCCGGGCGAGCGGGCCGAATACTTTGTGGCCGAGTACCTGTGGCCCATGGTGGGCAACGAGAGTGTTCTGGGTCTAGACATCAGCGCGCAGCCCACCAACCTGGCGGCCATGCGCTACAGCCGCGACAGTGGCCAAACGGTGGTGTCCGCTCCGTTTGACCTGTTGCAGGAAGACAGGCACCGCGCAGGCATCGTTATTCGAGTGCCCGTGTTCGACCCGACGGCCGGCACGGCCGAGCTGCGTTTTCTGGGCGCTGTGGCGTCCACCATCCGGGTGTATGACCTGGTGCAGGGGTTGGGCAGCCAAGGCTTTCTCAATGGCATTGCGGTGGCCATGACTGACCAGGGGCCGGTGCGTGTTGATTCGGGCGACAACCGGGTGCGCCCTCTGCTGGAGCAGACTGCGCCCGGCGTGCCTGGCGCGTTGCCCCTGGTGCGCGACCTGGTGGTGCACGACCGTCGCTGGCAGCTGACCTTTCATCCCACGCGCTCGTTCCTTGCGCCGTCCGAGTCGCGCCTGCCTTTGCTGGCGGGACTGGCCGGGGCGCTGGTATCTCTGCTGCTGGCATCGACGGTGGGCCTGCTGGTGCGCCAGCGCACCACGGCGCTGGTGCGTGCCCAGGTGTCTGACGATGCGCGAAGCGAAAGCGAGGAGCGGTTTCGTGCCCTGTTCAACCAGGCCACGGTGGGCGTAGCCCAGGTGGACTCTGACACCGGTCAGTTTTTGCGCGTCAACCAGCGCTATGCCGCCATACTGGGTTACAGCGTGGAGGAGATGGTGGGCAAAACCTTCCAGAGCTTCACCCACCCGGACGATGTGGCGGTCGATTTTGCGCAGGCGCAGCGCCTCAGAACCGGCGAGCTTCCCGAGTACCGTCTCGAAAAACGCTACATCCACAAGGACGGGCACGAGGTCTGGGGCGATCTCACCGTGTCGTCCATGTGGACGTCGGGTTCGGCGCCCGGCCACCACATTGCGGTGGTGCAGGACATCACCTCGCGCAAACGCATGGAGGAAACCCTGCGCGCCAATGAGCAGCGCTTGCGCCTCATTCTGGAGCGCCTTCCCATGGGTCTGTGCCTGGTGCAGGACGACGGCCTCATCAGTTTTCGCAATGAACGCTATGTCCAGATCTGCGGCTATACGCAAGACGAAGTCCCGGATATCAAAACCTGGTGGCTGCGTGCCTACCCGGATACCCTTGAACGCGAAGCCATCCTGCAAAAACTGGCGGAGATCAAAAAGCAGGGCGTGATCCCCGCTGCCGAGTACACCATCACCTGCGCAGACGGCAAGCACAAGCCGGTGGAGATTTCCGGCATTTTTGTCGAGGGCGGGCGCCTCATCACCATGCAGGATCTCAGCCAGCACAAGGCTGCCGAGGAAGAAATCAACAACCTGGCCTACTACGACCCGCTCACCCGCCTGCCGAATCGGCGGCTGCTGATGGACCGGCTCCAGCAGGCGCTGGCCACCAGTGCACGCCACCAACGCAGCGGCGCCTTGCTGATGCTGGATCTGGACAATTTCAAGACCCTCAACGAGACCCGGGGCCATGACCGGGGCGATGCCCTTTTGCTGCAGGTGGCGCACCGTCTGCGCGGCTGCGTGCACGAGGATGACACCGTCGCCCGACAGGGGGGTGACGAGTTTGTGGTGGTGCTTGAAGACTTGGGGGGCAGCCCTGAGGAGGCGGCAGCGCGCGGCGAAGAGGTGGGCCAGCGCATCTTGTCGGTGCTGCGCGAGCCCTATCAACTCGATGGCGACGCCCATCACAGCTCGCTGAGCATGGGGGTGACCATCTTCAGCGGCATGCGCGAGACGGTGGATGAGCTGCTCAAACGCGCGGACCTGGCGCTGTACCAGGCCAAGGATGCGGGCCGTGACACCCTGCGCTTTTACGACCCCCAGATGCAGGCAGCCGTGAGCGCGCGGGCCACGCTGGAGCTGGACATGCGCGCTGGCCTGGCCCAGGGGCAGTTTGAGCTGTACTACCAGCCACAGATCGATCACGGCAGGATCACCGGTGCCGAAGCCTTGCTGCGCTGGCGCCACCCGCGCGATGGATTCATTTCACCCGCGCATTTCATCCCGCTGGCCGAGGAAACCGGGCTCATCCTGCCGCTGGGCGAATGGGTACTCCAGACCGCCTGCAAGCGCCTGGCCTCATGGGCGCTGCGGCCCGAGCTGGCCACGCTGAGCCTGGCCGTCAATGTGAGCCCCCGCCAGTTTCACCAGAGTGGTTTTGTGGCCCAGGTGCTGGCGTCCCTGGCGGGCTCCGGGGCCAATGGACACCAACTCAAGCTGGAAATGACCGAAAGCCTGCTGCTGGAGGACGTGGAAGACACCATCGACAAGATGGGCCAGCTCAAGGGCTATGGCGTGGGCTTTTCGCTCGACGACTTCGGTACCGGCTATTCATCGTTGTCCTACCTTAAACGCCTGCCGCTCGATCAGCTCAAGATCGACCAGAGTTTTGTGCGCGATGTGCTGACAGACCCCAACGATGCGGCCATTGCCCGCACGGTGGTGGCTTTGGGCACCAGCCTGGGCCTGCGTGTGATTGCCGAGGGGGTAGAGACTGCCGCGCAACTCGAATTCCTGGAGCGCCACCATTGCCACGCCTGGCAGGGCTATCTGCTGAGCCCGCCCGTGCCGGTGGCCGAGTTTGAGGAACTGGTGCGACGAACGAATGGCAGCGCTCCAGCCGCCACAGCGGGCGTTGTTCCGAGCGCCTCGCCGCCCGACCCATGA
- a CDS encoding diguanylate cyclase gives MFFKKPPTLAPEGFDPQRERSVIAEMLLRRSAKLILGRSELEIIRGVCQAIVDVTPHVRLAWTWFGPSDTQTIRPQVYAGPAAAYAETLQIERNLLTQLGPAFATLEGKSVGSFTVSPLSPFGPWRDAARHHGIRHVLALPIASTFNGYSGIFVLYADRDGYFDEVGVSLFAGLAELFGSLMTVAAERQELQRAAYHDALTGLLNRHAVDLIDRRVYRASLFEPVSSILLLDLDHFKNINDRHGHDAGDKVLQAVARVLNDTLRRGDEIIRWGGEEFLVCLPQTALPDALKVAEKLRRAVEGVTDPAPLTVSIGASEIPTLQHLAQAVARADQALLRAKAGGRNQVCVLH, from the coding sequence ATGTTCTTCAAGAAACCTCCAACGCTCGCCCCCGAGGGTTTTGACCCACAACGGGAAAGGTCGGTCATTGCCGAGATGCTGCTCAGGCGCTCTGCCAAACTGATCCTTGGGCGCAGTGAGCTGGAGATCATTCGCGGCGTGTGCCAGGCCATCGTCGATGTGACGCCCCATGTCCGCCTCGCCTGGACCTGGTTTGGCCCCTCCGATACGCAGACCATCCGCCCGCAGGTGTACGCCGGTCCGGCGGCGGCTTATGCAGAAACGCTGCAGATCGAGCGCAATCTTCTGACGCAACTGGGCCCTGCCTTTGCCACCCTGGAAGGCAAGTCCGTTGGGTCTTTCACAGTGTCCCCGTTGTCGCCGTTTGGCCCTTGGCGCGACGCGGCCCGACACCACGGCATCCGCCATGTGCTGGCCCTGCCGATTGCGTCCACCTTCAATGGCTACAGCGGCATCTTTGTGCTGTACGCCGACCGGGACGGATATTTCGATGAAGTGGGTGTCAGCCTGTTTGCTGGCCTGGCGGAGCTGTTTGGTTCGCTCATGACAGTGGCTGCCGAGCGCCAGGAGTTGCAGCGCGCCGCCTACCACGACGCGCTCACAGGCCTGCTCAACCGACATGCCGTGGATTTGATCGACCGTCGTGTGTACCGCGCGTCTTTGTTCGAGCCGGTTTCGTCCATCCTGTTGCTGGACCTTGACCATTTCAAGAACATCAATGACCGCCATGGCCATGATGCGGGTGACAAGGTCCTGCAGGCCGTGGCACGGGTACTGAACGACACGCTGCGGCGGGGCGATGAGATCATCCGCTGGGGTGGTGAGGAATTTCTGGTTTGCCTGCCACAGACCGCGCTGCCCGACGCCCTGAAGGTGGCCGAAAAATTGCGCCGGGCGGTCGAGGGCGTCACTGATCCTGCGCCGCTCACGGTGTCTATTGGCGCCAGCGAGATTCCCACCTTGCAGCACTTGGCCCAAGCTGTCGCCCGGGCCGACCAGGCCTTGCTCCGGGCGAAGGCGGGTGGTCGTAACCAGGTGTGTGTGCTGCACTGA